From the genome of Haloterrigena sp. KLK7, one region includes:
- the menD gene encoding 2-succinyl-5-enolpyruvyl-6-hydroxy-3-cyclohexene-1-carboxylic-acid synthase, whose protein sequence is MSAPNRATLWGRVLVDELAKGGLEAVCIAPGSRSTPLTVAFAAHDGIDVYSHLDERSAAYFALGRARRTGEPTALVCTSGTAAANFHPAVMEADRARVPLLVLTADRPHELRDSGANQTVDQVKLYGDAVRWYSELPDPEADERKVRSLRTTAARALAETGGVDPGPVHLNCPFRKPLEPIEVPDAVPDSFSETLAGRGRGGAFVETEAGERSLADEQYDELVDALADAERPLIVAGPADPVDPAALEPDHVVTVAERVGAPILADPLSNLRFGPHVDAESAIGPVYGGYDDYIDLLPAPDVVVRFGASPTSKPLRRALGDSDARQFLLDPAGDWREATFTATDLFAAAPGSVFEGLCERLEGGSAVNATNTAAENEWQAAFDAAERRHWAIRDEALESNSLESAPFEGAILADVFAGAPDPATVFVSNSMPIRDADRFGRPRGADLTVLSNRGASGIDGIASTALGAGSATDEPLVLVTGDLAFYHDSNGLLAVDRCDVDATIVLLDNDGGGIFHELPIEEFEPPFTDQFKTPHGLEFDALADLYDLEFERVAPVDFANAYRQSLESEGTQVFAVEFDSAESHRRRDALAERVRDELRDEDA, encoded by the coding sequence ACGGTCGCCTTCGCCGCGCACGACGGGATCGACGTCTACTCCCATCTCGACGAGCGCTCGGCGGCCTACTTCGCGCTCGGCCGGGCGCGTCGGACCGGCGAACCGACGGCGCTGGTCTGTACCTCCGGGACGGCGGCCGCGAACTTCCACCCGGCCGTGATGGAGGCCGATCGGGCCCGCGTTCCGCTGCTCGTGCTCACGGCGGACCGACCGCACGAACTCCGCGATAGCGGCGCGAACCAGACCGTCGATCAGGTCAAACTCTACGGCGACGCGGTCCGCTGGTATTCGGAACTCCCCGACCCCGAGGCCGACGAGCGCAAGGTGCGGAGCCTCCGGACGACCGCCGCGCGGGCGCTGGCCGAGACCGGCGGCGTCGATCCCGGTCCCGTCCACCTGAACTGCCCGTTCCGCAAGCCCCTCGAGCCGATCGAGGTTCCCGACGCCGTCCCTGACTCGTTTTCGGAGACGCTCGCCGGGCGCGGACGCGGCGGCGCCTTCGTCGAGACCGAAGCCGGGGAGCGATCGCTCGCGGACGAGCAGTACGACGAACTCGTCGACGCGCTCGCGGACGCCGAGCGCCCGCTGATCGTCGCCGGGCCGGCCGATCCCGTCGATCCGGCCGCCCTCGAGCCCGACCACGTCGTGACGGTCGCCGAGCGCGTCGGCGCGCCGATCCTCGCGGATCCGCTCTCGAACCTGCGGTTCGGCCCGCACGTCGACGCGGAGTCCGCGATCGGGCCGGTGTACGGCGGCTACGACGACTACATCGACCTGCTGCCGGCGCCCGACGTCGTCGTCCGGTTCGGCGCGTCGCCGACCTCGAAACCCCTGCGGCGCGCGCTGGGTGACTCGGACGCGCGGCAGTTCCTGCTCGACCCGGCGGGCGACTGGCGCGAGGCGACGTTCACCGCGACGGACCTCTTCGCGGCCGCGCCCGGATCGGTGTTCGAGGGGCTGTGCGAGCGTCTCGAGGGCGGTTCCGCGGTGAATGCGACGAATACTGCGGCCGAGAACGAGTGGCAGGCCGCGTTCGACGCGGCGGAGCGCCGCCACTGGGCGATTCGGGACGAAGCCCTCGAGTCGAATTCCCTCGAGTCCGCCCCGTTCGAGGGGGCGATCCTCGCCGACGTGTTCGCGGGCGCGCCCGATCCGGCGACGGTCTTCGTTTCCAACAGCATGCCGATCCGGGACGCGGACCGGTTCGGTCGCCCCCGCGGCGCCGACCTGACGGTACTGTCGAACCGCGGCGCCAGCGGAATCGACGGGATCGCGAGCACGGCGCTGGGCGCCGGCAGCGCGACCGACGAGCCGCTGGTGCTCGTCACCGGCGATCTGGCCTTCTACCACGATTCCAACGGGCTGCTCGCCGTCGACCGCTGTGACGTCGACGCGACGATCGTCCTCCTGGACAACGACGGCGGCGGTATCTTCCACGAACTCCCGATCGAGGAGTTCGAACCGCCGTTCACGGACCAGTTCAAGACGCCCCACGGCCTCGAGTTCGACGCGCTCGCCGACCTCTACGATCTCGAGTTCGAGCGCGTCGCTCCCGTCGACTTCGCGAACGCCTACCGACAGTCGCTCGAGTCCGAGGGAACGCAGGTGTTCGCGGTCGAGTTCGACTCGGCGGAGAGTCATCGACGCCGGGACGCGCTCGCAGAGCGGGTTCGTGACGAACTCCGAGACGAGGACGCGTAA
- a CDS encoding DnaJ domain-containing protein: MGETYYDVLEVDPDATREEIQTAYRERVLETHPDHNDAPDAAEQFKRVSTAKSVLTDGTERARYDRLGHESYVRLADHSAGDGTAGDSSAPTDESNTSAETASNASTTNGSNASTGDSSDDASANAAGSRSKRCANSRTGSKSGRRHTNGRTATDSSRAESGRSGSQRGARTESHHARQRKRRRQQRTRQRATSGWSFGAETTATAAASNRGGSTATATGADRDAGASEFRYAVHDWTGDVDLEWEGQSLEYSTAVTVGCCWLLYPVFVAVTLTPVFSMAVSAIVGTCMLGLVGYLLTRPRVASLVFGSWSVLFPIGIDWLVPLSQFSLVGLVAIGFAWIPFGYALALWWALRP, encoded by the coding sequence ATGGGCGAGACGTACTACGACGTCCTCGAGGTCGACCCGGACGCGACTCGCGAGGAGATTCAGACGGCCTACCGCGAGCGCGTCCTCGAGACCCATCCGGACCACAACGACGCGCCCGACGCCGCCGAGCAGTTCAAGCGCGTCTCGACGGCGAAGTCGGTGCTGACCGACGGCACCGAGCGGGCCCGGTACGATCGGCTCGGTCACGAGTCCTACGTCCGTCTCGCCGACCACTCTGCCGGCGATGGGACTGCGGGCGACTCGAGTGCACCGACCGACGAGTCGAACACGTCGGCGGAGACCGCGTCGAACGCATCGACGACGAATGGATCGAACGCGTCGACCGGTGACTCGAGCGACGATGCGAGCGCGAACGCGGCCGGCTCGAGATCGAAGCGATGTGCGAACTCGAGAACGGGATCGAAGAGCGGCCGGCGTCACACGAACGGTCGAACCGCCACTGACTCGAGTCGGGCCGAATCGGGGCGCTCCGGATCCCAACGCGGCGCGCGGACCGAGAGTCACCACGCGCGCCAGCGCAAACGGCGACGCCAGCAGCGGACCCGACAGCGGGCGACGAGCGGGTGGTCGTTCGGGGCCGAGACGACGGCGACGGCGGCGGCGTCGAACCGCGGCGGTTCGACCGCGACGGCGACCGGAGCCGACCGCGACGCGGGGGCCTCGGAGTTCCGGTACGCCGTCCACGACTGGACGGGCGACGTCGACCTCGAGTGGGAGGGCCAGTCGCTCGAGTACTCGACGGCGGTGACGGTCGGCTGTTGCTGGCTGCTGTATCCGGTGTTCGTCGCGGTGACGCTGACGCCGGTGTTTTCGATGGCGGTCAGCGCCATCGTCGGGACCTGTATGCTCGGGCTCGTCGGGTATCTGCTCACCAGACCGCGGGTCGCGTCTCTGGTGTTCGGCTCCTGGAGCGTGCTGTTCCCGATCGGGATCGACTGGCTGGTCCCCCTGTCGCAGTTCTCGCTGGTCGGACTGGTCGCGATCGGGTTCGCCTGGATCCCCTTCGGCTACGCTCTCGCGCTCTGGTGGGCCCTTCGTCCCTGA
- a CDS encoding right-handed parallel beta-helix repeat-containing protein, producing MSNDTDVTSGQRSGIGQSTRRTFLGGLGATAGIGALTGRGEARGRADGALSSASYYVVRSDGRGPKGRSKDCSGWWNRGSGRGRDGGNESRYHVLEAASGRVAFTTDGTADEAFQYAFDELSSGGTVVASGDEFRFGGPATLGDGTALVGQQSTRFVVAGEDPAATDEPSGHDLIRARGDDVTIANITFDANGTRLDNHAIQADDCDGLLVANNRTVDGFQMAISFSRCANVQVVGNEVLDPNWYGITARAADDELDLRRSENVVVARNYVAGVTYNNIATYNVSNFTVYGNVAEDGGHSLIACSPAQQGAIIGNVCRDLEEYAPDPGGEAGIEIEYKETHVREEIAGTPLARSYDITISGNQVDNCPVGVLARTVPADSDDEAARETERPYSFTVTGNTISDAADAGIRIRSGEAGVVATNTVRNSQSPIEIDENYAVEIQQGLNATRE from the coding sequence ATGTCCAACGACACCGACGTCACGAGCGGCCAGCGGTCCGGAATCGGGCAGTCGACGCGACGAACGTTCCTCGGCGGACTCGGGGCGACCGCCGGCATCGGCGCGTTGACCGGCCGCGGCGAGGCGCGCGGACGCGCCGACGGGGCGCTCTCGAGTGCGAGCTACTACGTCGTCCGTTCCGACGGTCGCGGACCGAAGGGTCGGTCGAAGGACTGCAGCGGATGGTGGAACCGCGGCTCGGGACGCGGTCGTGACGGCGGGAACGAATCCAGATATCACGTCCTCGAGGCCGCGTCCGGGCGTGTCGCGTTCACGACCGACGGCACTGCCGACGAGGCGTTCCAGTACGCGTTCGACGAACTCTCGAGCGGCGGTACCGTCGTCGCGAGCGGCGACGAGTTCCGGTTCGGCGGGCCGGCTACGCTCGGTGACGGCACCGCGCTGGTCGGCCAGCAGAGCACGCGGTTCGTCGTGGCCGGCGAAGACCCCGCGGCGACCGACGAGCCGTCTGGCCACGATCTAATCCGCGCGCGGGGCGACGACGTGACGATCGCTAATATCACGTTCGACGCGAACGGGACGCGACTCGATAACCACGCGATCCAGGCCGACGACTGCGACGGCCTGCTGGTGGCGAACAACCGCACCGTCGACGGCTTCCAGATGGCGATCTCGTTCTCGCGGTGTGCGAACGTGCAGGTCGTCGGCAACGAGGTCCTCGACCCCAACTGGTACGGGATCACCGCCCGGGCCGCTGACGACGAGCTGGACCTGCGCCGCTCCGAGAACGTCGTCGTCGCGCGCAACTACGTCGCCGGCGTGACGTACAATAACATTGCGACCTACAACGTCAGCAACTTCACCGTCTACGGCAACGTCGCCGAGGACGGCGGCCACAGCCTCATCGCCTGCTCGCCCGCCCAGCAGGGCGCGATCATCGGGAACGTCTGTCGGGACCTCGAGGAGTACGCCCCCGACCCCGGCGGCGAGGCGGGCATCGAGATCGAGTACAAGGAGACCCACGTCCGCGAGGAGATCGCCGGCACGCCGCTGGCGCGCTCGTACGACATCACGATCTCCGGCAATCAGGTCGACAACTGTCCGGTCGGCGTGCTCGCGCGGACCGTTCCGGCCGACAGCGACGACGAGGCCGCCCGGGAGACGGAGCGTCCGTACAGTTTCACCGTGACGGGGAACACGATTAGCGACGCCGCGGACGCGGGCATCCGGATCCGCTCCGGCGAGGCCGGCGTCGTCGCGACGAACACGGTCCGGAACAGTCAGTCGCCGATCGAGATCGACGAGAACTACGCCGTCGAGATCCAGCAGGGGCTGAACGCGACTCGAGAGTGA
- a CDS encoding 1,4-dihydroxy-2-naphthoyl-CoA synthase gives MVSELFDPERWEPVADLNDEFSDITYHRAVDSGTVRIAFDRPDVRNAFRPGTVDELYDALDHAKRQTDVGCILLTGNGPSSKDGGWAFCSGGDQTIRGEDGYQYEGDEERASEQGRLHILEVQRLIRHIPKVVVAVVPGWAVGGGHSLHVVCDLTLASEEHAKFLQTDPDVASYDAGFGSAYLAKQIGQKKAREVFFLGKTYDAEEAAEMGMVNEAVPHEELEETALEWGERINSKSPTAMRMLKYAFNMTDDGMIGQQVFAGEATRLGYMTDEAKEGRDAFVEGRDPDFDDFPWHY, from the coding sequence ATGGTTTCGGAACTGTTCGACCCCGAGCGCTGGGAGCCGGTCGCGGACCTGAACGACGAGTTCAGTGACATCACCTACCACCGGGCGGTCGACTCCGGCACGGTCCGGATCGCGTTCGACCGACCCGACGTGCGCAACGCCTTCCGGCCGGGGACGGTCGACGAGCTGTACGACGCGCTCGACCACGCCAAGCGCCAGACCGACGTCGGCTGTATCCTGCTGACCGGGAACGGCCCCTCCTCGAAGGACGGCGGCTGGGCGTTCTGCTCCGGCGGGGACCAGACGATCCGCGGCGAGGACGGCTACCAGTACGAGGGAGACGAGGAGCGAGCGTCGGAACAGGGACGGCTTCACATTCTCGAGGTTCAGCGGCTCATTCGACACATCCCGAAGGTCGTCGTCGCCGTGGTACCGGGCTGGGCCGTCGGCGGCGGCCACTCGCTGCACGTCGTCTGCGACCTGACGCTGGCCAGCGAGGAGCACGCGAAGTTCCTCCAGACCGATCCCGACGTGGCTAGCTACGACGCGGGCTTCGGCTCGGCCTACCTCGCCAAGCAGATCGGCCAGAAGAAGGCCCGCGAGGTGTTCTTCCTCGGGAAGACCTACGATGCCGAAGAAGCCGCGGAGATGGGGATGGTCAACGAGGCGGTCCCCCACGAGGAGTTAGAGGAGACCGCCCTCGAGTGGGGCGAGCGCATCAACTCCAAGAGCCCGACGGCGATGCGGATGCTCAAGTACGCGTTCAACATGACCGACGACGGCATGATCGGCCAGCAGGTCTTCGCCGGCGAGGCGACGCGGCTGGGCTACATGACCGACGAAGCGAAGGAGGGTCGGGACGCCTTCGTCGAGGGTCGCGACCCCGATTTCGACGACTTCCCGTGGCACTACTGA
- a CDS encoding Tat pathway signal protein: protein MTLPDRSALSRRDYLRALVAVGGASALSACLSENDGDEAVDVPSGTDDPDSLPARQHAWNEFLSRDDDGNVQLPEHHVLTALSLSTEPSDDARGQVEDALRGLERAYEWSNEGLVFTIGYTPAYFDRFDGSLPDSVDLPAPEPIVGDADAFDEFDAVLHLASDHPEVVLEAEEGLFGERDEFNGREIETDLTGVFERVDDRRRTGFVGRGLPADHTDVDGVPDSIPDEAPSLMGFRSGFTESQATEDRVTITEGPFEGATTQHVSSMGLNLRQWFEQDSQHQRVQKMFSPKHADEGAVGRTGEKLATTNGLTDERIAATESDASDHGVVGHAQKAARGREDGKPPLLRRDFSTVDDDRPGVHFLALQEGIEEFARVRRAMEGDDLDVTNLNNGITGYIFVNRRGNYLVPPRSLRALPPADPT, encoded by the coding sequence GTGACACTTCCCGATCGGTCCGCGCTCTCTCGCCGCGACTACCTCCGGGCGCTGGTGGCCGTCGGCGGCGCGTCGGCGCTCAGCGCCTGTCTCTCCGAGAACGACGGGGACGAGGCGGTCGACGTCCCCTCCGGAACCGACGATCCCGACTCGCTCCCGGCGCGACAGCACGCCTGGAACGAGTTCCTCTCGAGGGACGACGACGGGAACGTTCAGTTACCGGAACACCACGTGCTGACGGCGCTGTCGCTCTCGACGGAACCGAGCGACGACGCTCGAGGACAGGTCGAGGACGCGCTTCGCGGCCTCGAGCGCGCCTACGAGTGGAGCAACGAGGGGCTGGTCTTCACGATCGGCTACACGCCCGCGTACTTCGACCGGTTCGACGGCTCGCTGCCCGACTCGGTCGACCTTCCGGCGCCGGAACCGATCGTCGGTGACGCCGACGCGTTCGACGAGTTCGACGCCGTGCTCCACCTCGCCAGCGACCACCCGGAGGTCGTGCTCGAGGCCGAGGAGGGGCTGTTCGGCGAGCGCGACGAATTCAACGGCCGCGAGATCGAGACGGACCTGACCGGCGTCTTCGAGCGCGTCGACGATCGCCGTCGGACCGGCTTCGTCGGCCGGGGGCTGCCCGCCGACCACACCGACGTCGACGGCGTTCCCGACTCGATCCCCGATGAGGCACCGTCGCTGATGGGCTTTCGGTCCGGGTTCACCGAGAGCCAGGCCACCGAGGATCGGGTGACGATCACGGAGGGGCCGTTCGAGGGGGCGACGACCCAGCACGTCTCCTCGATGGGCCTCAACCTCCGCCAGTGGTTCGAACAGGACAGCCAACACCAGCGCGTCCAGAAGATGTTCAGCCCGAAACACGCCGACGAGGGCGCGGTCGGTCGGACCGGCGAGAAGCTGGCGACGACAAACGGGCTGACCGACGAGCGCATCGCGGCGACCGAGTCGGACGCCAGCGACCACGGCGTCGTCGGCCACGCCCAGAAGGCTGCTCGCGGGCGGGAAGACGGGAAACCGCCGCTGTTGCGCCGCGACTTCAGCACGGTCGACGACGACCGGCCGGGCGTCCACTTCCTCGCCCTCCAGGAGGGGATCGAGGAGTTCGCCCGCGTGCGGCGGGCGATGGAGGGCGACGACCTCGACGTGACCAACCTGAACAACGGCATCACCGGCTACATCTTCGTGAACCGGCGCGGAAACTATCTGGTCCCGCCGCGATCGCTGCGCGCGCTGCCGCCGGCGGACCCGACGTAG
- a CDS encoding cohesin domain-containing protein codes for MPSERFATGLSAALAAVVACGLLLVPLAVAPAPAGAIDSATLLYFDSEGFNDDTTEIDAAAGETVTLDLVASTHGNPAGNGISELSYAIEYDPGVFTVTDVEQGSMLAGGGEDGNGTENGSATVDGTVEIDDENGVITVDQERIPPGNGTMGTGTTATLTLAISEDAPTTNETLEITDGSATFPSDYSVDPIQRDATVLVDGTAADDGGSSLEDPVPGPTPLSGLAAIGAALWLRARRAR; via the coding sequence ATGCCGAGTGAACGGTTCGCGACCGGCCTCTCGGCCGCGCTGGCGGCCGTCGTCGCGTGCGGTCTCCTCCTCGTCCCGCTCGCGGTCGCCCCCGCGCCGGCCGGCGCCATCGACAGCGCGACGCTGCTGTACTTCGACTCGGAGGGGTTCAACGACGACACGACCGAGATCGACGCCGCGGCCGGCGAGACCGTGACGCTCGATCTCGTGGCGAGCACGCACGGCAACCCGGCCGGTAACGGAATCAGCGAACTCTCCTACGCGATCGAGTACGATCCCGGCGTGTTCACCGTGACCGACGTCGAACAGGGATCGATGCTGGCCGGAGGGGGCGAGGACGGGAACGGGACCGAGAACGGGTCCGCGACGGTCGACGGCACGGTCGAGATCGACGACGAAAACGGCGTGATAACGGTCGACCAGGAGCGGATCCCGCCGGGGAACGGCACGATGGGAACCGGGACGACGGCGACGCTCACCCTCGCGATCAGCGAGGACGCGCCGACGACGAACGAGACCCTCGAGATCACGGACGGCTCGGCGACGTTCCCGAGCGACTACTCGGTGGATCCGATCCAACGCGACGCGACCGTCCTCGTCGACGGCACTGCAGCTGACGACGGCGGATCCAGTCTCGAGGATCCCGTTCCCGGGCCGACGCCGCTTTCGGGACTGGCCGCGATCGGCGCGGCGCTCTGGCTGCGGGCCCGACGGGCGCGGTGA
- a CDS encoding 1,4-dihydroxy-2-naphthoate polyprenyltransferase translates to MSTAEVDISRTKAWLMAARPQTLPAAAAPVIVGSGLALHEGVFAPLPAVLAFVGAALIQIGTNFANDYYDAIKGADTDDREGFTRVTQAGIISPEQVKLATFVTFALAILSGTYLVYVGGLPILVVGLVSVLCGWAYTGGPYPLGYHGLGDPFVFVFFGVVAVMGTFYVQAAATLAEPLTTTIPEGTVTREAFLASLPVAGISTAIIVVNNVRDLETDAETGKRTLAVRIGYRWSRVEYVALLGLAFLVPPWLWLAEGFGPRVLLPLASLPYAAVVARTVCTRTDGEALNPALEGTGKLLAIYAILFAAGVAI, encoded by the coding sequence ATGAGTACGGCCGAGGTCGATATCTCACGGACGAAGGCGTGGCTGATGGCCGCACGCCCGCAGACGCTGCCCGCGGCCGCGGCGCCGGTGATCGTCGGGTCGGGACTCGCGCTCCACGAGGGCGTGTTCGCCCCGCTTCCGGCGGTACTGGCGTTCGTCGGCGCGGCGCTGATCCAGATCGGGACCAACTTCGCGAACGACTACTACGACGCGATCAAGGGGGCCGACACCGACGATCGAGAGGGGTTCACGCGGGTCACCCAGGCGGGGATCATCTCGCCGGAGCAGGTGAAGCTGGCGACGTTCGTCACCTTCGCGCTGGCGATTCTGTCGGGAACCTATCTCGTCTACGTCGGCGGTCTGCCGATCCTCGTCGTCGGGCTGGTGAGCGTGCTCTGCGGCTGGGCCTACACCGGCGGCCCCTATCCGCTGGGCTATCACGGCCTCGGGGACCCGTTCGTCTTCGTCTTCTTCGGAGTCGTCGCCGTGATGGGAACGTTCTACGTGCAGGCCGCGGCGACGCTCGCCGAACCGCTGACGACGACGATCCCCGAGGGCACCGTCACTCGCGAGGCGTTCCTCGCGAGCCTCCCGGTCGCCGGCATCTCGACGGCGATCATCGTCGTGAACAACGTCCGCGACCTCGAGACCGACGCCGAGACCGGGAAACGGACGCTCGCGGTTCGGATCGGCTACCGCTGGAGTCGCGTCGAGTACGTCGCGCTGCTCGGCCTCGCCTTCCTCGTGCCGCCGTGGCTCTGGCTGGCCGAGGGGTTCGGTCCCCGCGTGTTGCTCCCGCTCGCCTCGCTGCCCTACGCGGCCGTCGTCGCCCGGACGGTCTGTACGCGGACCGACGGCGAGGCGCTGAACCCGGCGCTCGAGGGAACCGGAAAACTACTGGCGATCTACGCGATCCTGTTCGCCGCGGGGGTGGCGATATAG
- a CDS encoding o-succinylbenzoate synthase has product MSDDDDRDLELEYRPFSLELDDPLETADGTIDSRKGFLVRLSERGVDDGPVGYGEATPLQGWTESHADCEAALARAGEAIESGSSAAIEAVDEQVAARHAVGLALTDLTARRESTPLYRYIGQGPMVGRVPVNATIGDGSTVETVREASEAVERGFRCCKLKAGQRSVEEDIERVRRVREAVGPDVELRIDANEAWTYEEAATALEAAAEFDVSLLEQPLPAGALEGHADLRADDRGEGVGIALDEGLLEHGVDAICEAEAADALVLKPMALGGVDVARTVAAWVSELDIDPIVTTTIDAVVARTGAVHLAASIPDVSACGLATADLLADDLGRDPVLLEKGSAVVPQAKGLGVEGVWEE; this is encoded by the coding sequence ATGTCCGACGACGACGATCGAGACCTCGAACTCGAGTACCGACCGTTTTCGCTCGAGCTCGACGACCCGCTCGAGACGGCCGACGGGACGATCGACTCGCGGAAGGGCTTCCTCGTCCGGCTCTCCGAGCGGGGGGTCGACGACGGCCCTGTCGGTTACGGCGAGGCCACGCCGCTGCAGGGCTGGACGGAGTCCCACGCCGACTGCGAGGCGGCGCTCGCTCGCGCCGGCGAGGCGATCGAGTCCGGGTCGTCCGCGGCGATCGAGGCGGTCGACGAGCAGGTCGCGGCCAGACACGCGGTCGGCCTCGCGCTGACGGATCTGACCGCGAGACGCGAGTCGACGCCGCTGTACCGGTACATCGGACAGGGCCCGATGGTCGGCCGGGTGCCGGTCAACGCGACGATCGGCGACGGCTCGACGGTCGAGACCGTCCGCGAGGCCAGCGAGGCCGTCGAGCGCGGCTTTCGCTGCTGCAAGCTGAAGGCCGGCCAGCGGAGCGTCGAGGAGGACATCGAACGCGTCCGGCGCGTCCGCGAGGCCGTCGGCCCCGACGTCGAACTCCGGATCGACGCCAACGAGGCCTGGACCTACGAGGAGGCGGCGACCGCCCTCGAGGCCGCCGCCGAGTTCGACGTCTCGCTGCTCGAGCAGCCGCTCCCCGCGGGGGCGCTCGAGGGCCACGCCGACCTCCGGGCAGACGATCGCGGCGAGGGCGTCGGGATCGCGCTCGACGAGGGCCTGCTCGAGCACGGCGTCGACGCGATCTGCGAGGCCGAGGCGGCCGACGCGCTCGTCCTGAAGCCGATGGCGCTGGGCGGCGTCGACGTCGCTCGAACGGTCGCAGCGTGGGTGAGCGAACTCGACATCGACCCGATCGTGACGACGACGATCGACGCCGTCGTCGCCCGGACGGGCGCGGTCCACCTGGCCGCGTCGATTCCCGACGTGTCGGCCTGCGGGCTGGCCACGGCGGACCTGCTCGCGGACGATCTCGGCAGGGATCCCGTCCTCCTCGAGAAGGGGTCGGCGGTCGTCCCGCAGGCGAAGGGACTGGGCGTCGAGGGGGTATGGGAGGAGTGA
- a CDS encoding class I adenylate-forming enzyme family protein, whose amino-acid sequence MPGPVDWPTRDLLAHRASTTPDATAVIDADAGESRTYGEFDRRVDAVTERLETVVYGPDDRLDRPARLGVLMDTRIAFAEVYFAAMRRGVTVVPLNVRETAAELESKVRRTDLDAIVCEAETEGLAIEIADRPIVSVDETERAGVDSLRSSTAGTADAESVSLERDRTHLLMFTSGTSGEPKIVRLTLGNLVSSANASAFRLGVTPDDRWLCCLPMYHMGGLAPVVRSTLYGTTVVVQRSFDPEATARVIDEYDVTGVSLVPTMCKRLLDAGWSPPDSLRFVLLGGAPATSELLERCRAAGVPVYPTYGMTETASQIATATPGETATHEGTVGRPLVCTDVTVVDEAGDPLPARESGELVVSGPTVTPGYLSDAETEAAFGEHGLHTGDIGYRDEGGRLWILNRRSDRIVTGGENVDPGEVLAALRSHPAVDEAAVVGLEDPEWGERVAALIVPAAGAASGDASVTDALALESLLAHCDERLAGFKRPKTIGTAAALPRTASGTVDRAAVRERLLEDGIDATELR is encoded by the coding sequence ATGCCCGGGCCGGTCGACTGGCCGACGCGGGACCTGCTCGCCCACCGCGCGTCGACGACGCCGGACGCGACGGCCGTGATCGACGCCGACGCGGGCGAGTCGCGGACGTACGGCGAGTTCGATCGGCGGGTCGACGCCGTCACCGAGCGCCTCGAGACCGTCGTCTACGGCCCCGACGACCGACTCGACCGCCCCGCGCGGCTCGGCGTCCTGATGGACACGCGAATCGCCTTCGCCGAGGTCTACTTCGCCGCGATGCGCCGGGGCGTTACGGTCGTCCCGCTGAACGTCCGGGAGACGGCCGCCGAACTCGAGTCGAAGGTCCGCCGGACCGACCTCGACGCGATCGTCTGCGAGGCCGAGACGGAGGGGCTCGCGATCGAGATCGCCGACCGTCCGATCGTCTCGGTCGACGAGACCGAACGGGCGGGTGTCGACTCGCTCCGATCGAGTACCGCGGGAACCGCGGACGCGGAGTCGGTCTCTCTCGAGCGCGACCGGACTCACCTGCTCATGTTCACCTCGGGAACGTCGGGCGAGCCGAAGATCGTTCGACTGACCCTCGGGAACCTCGTCTCGAGCGCGAACGCCTCGGCGTTCCGGCTCGGCGTGACGCCCGACGACCGGTGGCTCTGTTGTCTCCCGATGTACCACATGGGCGGGCTGGCCCCGGTCGTCCGCTCGACGCTGTACGGAACGACGGTCGTCGTTCAGCGGTCGTTCGATCCCGAGGCGACCGCTCGCGTGATCGACGAGTACGACGTCACGGGCGTCTCGCTCGTCCCGACGATGTGCAAGCGGCTGCTCGACGCCGGCTGGTCGCCGCCCGACTCGCTGCGCTTCGTCCTGCTGGGCGGGGCGCCCGCGACGAGCGAGTTGCTCGAGCGCTGCCGGGCCGCCGGTGTGCCGGTGTACCCGACCTACGGGATGACCGAGACGGCCTCCCAGATCGCGACGGCGACCCCCGGGGAGACCGCGACTCACGAGGGAACGGTCGGCCGGCCCCTCGTCTGTACCGACGTGACGGTCGTCGACGAGGCCGGCGATCCGCTCCCAGCGAGAGAGTCGGGCGAACTGGTCGTCTCCGGGCCGACGGTGACGCCGGGGTATCTCTCCGACGCGGAGACCGAGGCGGCCTTCGGCGAGCACGGCTTGCACACCGGCGATATCGGCTACCGAGACGAGGGCGGGCGGCTCTGGATCCTCAACCGACGGAGCGACCGGATCGTCACCGGCGGCGAGAACGTCGATCCCGGCGAAGTACTCGCGGCCCTGCGGAGCCACCCGGCGGTCGATGAGGCGGCGGTCGTCGGCCTCGAGGACCCCGAGTGGGGCGAGCGCGTCGCTGCGTTGATCGTCCCCGCTGCCGGCGCCGCGAGCGGCGACGCCAGCGTGACGGACGCGCTCGCCCTCGAGTCGCTGCTCGCTCACTGCGACGAGCGGCTCGCGGGATTCAAACGTCCGAAGACGATCGGCACCGCCGCCGCCCTCCCTCGGACCGCGTCGGGGACCGTCGACCGGGCGGCCGTCCGGGAGCGACTGCTCGAGGACGGGATCGACGCGACCGAACTGCGGTGA